CTCGTCCAACAACCGGTTCATTTTCTCAATATCAAAGCCTTCGACCGGACAGGAGTCAATGCCCATTAGCGCCGCAGACGTCATCATGTTCGCAAGCGCAATATACGTCTGCTTGATGCCCCAGTCGGTAAGAAAGCGTTCATGCTCCAGGAGCTTGAAATCATTTCTCTGGAACTCTTCATAGATTTCAAGATGCCTTGCCAAACGTTCCCTCGGAACGGCTTTGGACTGCTGTTCTATCTGGTAGGCGGAGTCGTATCGCATATCCTGCGAGGTCCGGGACAGAATAATAACGAAATGACTGGCTTCCGGCAGTTTGCTGGCCGCTCCATACGAAATTTTTTTGATTTTGCTTAGAAGCTGTTCGTTTTGAATAACTAAAAATCTCCACGGCTCCGAGCTAAACGAGCTGGGCGAGAGCCGGCCCGTTTCCAAAATAAAATCAAAGTCGTCGTCGGAGATGGTTTTGCTTGGATCAAATTCTTTCGTTGCATGCCGAAAATGATGAGCTTTCAAAATTTCTTCCTTGGTTATGGTCATGATCTATTCTCTCCTTCTTAACTAACGATTAGTCTGCTTATCAAATGACGCCAAAATCGTTACAGCTTTTTGAGCTCCCGCAAAATTTCCTCCGTGCTTTGACGCTGCATGAAATTCGGATTGACATAAGAGGAGCGAATAATGGCGCTCTCATCGATCATGAATGTAGCCGGAACCGGCAATATCCATTTCGACGTATTGTTGTACTCCGCAAGATCAACTCCGCTGCCTTCCATGAGTTTCCTTACTGCCGGCGGAACATCGAAGAGCAGATTGTACTTGGCCGTTACCAAACCGTTCGGATCGCTAAGGACTTGAAATTCCAGTCCTTCCTTTTCCTGAAGAGATAAGGTATTGTCCGGCTTTTGCGGGCTAATCGCGATAAGCTGCGCTCCGATCGCCCGGATTTCCGGCAATATCTGCTGGTAAGCCCTTAATTGCATATTGCAAAAAGGGCACCATCCGCCGCGATAGAAGACCAGCACAACCGGTCCTTTCGCGAGCTCTTCAAATAAAATAACATCCCGGCCCAGAGCGTTTGTTAATTGAAAGTCCACCGCCTTCTCGCCTGGCTGCTTCCCGGAAGCGATCCCCGATTTCTGAAGTTCCTCAATCATCTGACCGATCTTGATCTGCGCTTCAATCGGTGCATTGGCCTTAAACTGCTGTGCGGCCGCTTCCAGCTGTTCGGTTAAATTTGGGCTGCTCATGGTTATGAAACCTCCAATATCGATTTGATAGCTTGAGTATAATTCGAAAAAAATTGGAGTTCTGTAATGTAGATGACAGATGCCGATTCGACCGGCGCGTTAATCTGTAGACTAACCCGTCAAGAACCATTAAGTGATCAGTTTTTACTTTGACCTGGATGACAGGGGAATATTCGCTCAATAAATAAAAGTAAGAATTCAAACGTGAAGGAGAATAGGAATGAAGATACTCGTTTTAGGAGGAACAGCGTTTTTCGGTCGCCGCTTAGTCCATTTATTGCTCGCGGAAGGTCATGATGTGACCATTGCAACAAGAGGGCAGACACCGGATGATTTTGGCGACGCCGTGACCCGAATAAAGGTGGATCGGACGAATCGGGATGCCATGAAGGAAGCGTTCGGCAATTGTTATTATGATGTCATCTACGATCAAATTTGCTTTAATCCTCAAGACGCCAAAACCGCCGTGGAGGCGTTTGGCGATCGCGTTAAGCGATATATTTTAACCTCAAGCATGGCGGTTTATTATAGTAAAGATACCGAAATCACCGAAGACGATTTCATGCCGGAACAATACGGTTATGATTTAAACGCTCAGAAATATGACTATGGCGAGGGAAAACGCCAAGCCGAAGCCTTTTTCTTCCGGAATGCGGCATTTCCCGTCGTTGCGGTTCGCGCAGCCATGGTCGTATCGGGAACCGACGATTATACAGGCCGTTTTGATTACTATGTGAGTCATGTTGCTGAGCATAAATCTATCGGCGTGTTGGAATCCGAACACCCGATTTCTTATGTGACAGCGTGGGATGCGGCCGAATTCCTTCATTTTTTTGGAGCCAAATCCGATTTTGTTGGACCAATCAATGCGGCGAACAGCGGTTACTTAAGCATCCAAGAGCTCTGTTATGAGATAGGGGACTGCTTGAATACGACCCCGCTGTTTCATATAGGCCGACATGAAGAACAAACTTTATCGCCCTACGCCATGTTTCCTTATACTTGGAAGATATTGAATGCCAGAGCAGCATCTTTAGGATTTGAATTCACGCCCATTCAAAATTCGATTTCGCTTATGGTCCAGGACAATGTTTCTAAACGGAAAAGAAGCTTAAAGGATGAACTTGATGCATTTCAGGCTCAAAACCATATGTCGCCAGATGCCGCGGCGACATTTGCCAGATTGCTTCAGAACCTTCGAGATCAAGGTGCAGGCAAAGGACTGAATATCGGAGATAAGGCTCCCGACTTTACCCTGGAGGATGCCACGGGCAAACCCGTCACATTATCCGAAGAACTAGCCAAGGGCCCCGTCATTCTCGTGTTCTATCGGGGTGAATGGTGTCCGTACTGCAATTTGCAACTGAAGGCCTATGAGCGCATCATGAATGAGATTAAAGCTGCCGGTGCTCAATTGATTGCCATTAGCCCGCAAACACCGGATCATTCGCTTTCCATGAAAGAAAAACATGAACTGAGCTTCTTCGTCCTTAGCGATGCGAACAACAAAACAGCGGAAAACTATAATCTTAAATACAAGCTGCCTGACTTTATGCAAGCCATCCAGAAAAATTCCGGCATTGATTTACATCAATATAACGGCGACCCTACATTTGAGCTTCCTGTCACAGCCACATATATTATTGATAAAAAAGGAACCGTCGTAGCCGGTGCTTTAGACGTAAACCATAGAACGCGGATGGAACCGTCCGAAGCCTTAAAAAAAGTCCGTTCGCTGCAATAATGGGATTGCAACGAACGCCTATGACTTTGCCAATAAGGTTTGGGAGGCCCGATATATACGATGAACAAGCTCTGGTATTTATCGCAAATCAGCATTTTTGAAGAAATGTCGCAAGAAGAAATTAGAGAGATCGAACAGCTGGATACCATCCGTCATTTCAATCGGATCACAAAAAACACATTGGTCCAAACCCCAGAGTCCGCGCGCGAGGGACTTTATTTCGTCAAAGAGGGCAAGCTGAGACTCTATAAACTGAACGACAGCGGAAAACAAATGACGCTTGGCATTCTCACGAGAGGAAATATATTCGGAGGGTTAGATTCATTCTCGCTCGATACCAAAGGGGTTTATATTGAAACGATGGAATCGTCGCTTATTTGCACCCTATCCGAGCCTCAGTTCGAACGGCTAATGATCAATCGGCCTCAGCTCGCGCTCAAATTTCTTAAAGCATTCAGCGACCGGTTAAAGGAGCAAGAGGAATTGGAGCAGCTTGCGCTTCATGGTCTTAGGAAACGCTTGCTCCATCTCCTTTCCACACTGAGCGCAAAATTCGGCGTCATTCAAGACGGATATGTGCTGATCCATCTGCCTCTTTCGCATCAAGAGATTGCCAATATGCTCGGTGCCAGCCGCGAAGCGGTCAGTGGCGTGATGAACGAGCTTGCCAAGGAAGGCGTCGTGAAGCCATCACGCCTGTCTGTTCGACTTGCTGTTACCGTACTTGAGCAAAATCATTCTCGAAGCCTTACGCATGGTAATGGATGTGCTCTGATCTCTACTCCAACCGATATTGAATGACGAGGATGAGCTGCGGCAGGGCAAGGCGATTGCGGACGCAGCCGAAACCGCCGGCGGCTTAACGCTCATAACGGCGAAAATTGCGAAAGGAGCTGCCGCGGCAGCTCCTTTTGTTGTATATATGGGATTGATCTTACTGTGAACGTACATCGTCGAAATTCCGTA
This genomic window from Paenibacillus humicola contains:
- a CDS encoding redoxin domain-containing protein, encoding MKILVLGGTAFFGRRLVHLLLAEGHDVTIATRGQTPDDFGDAVTRIKVDRTNRDAMKEAFGNCYYDVIYDQICFNPQDAKTAVEAFGDRVKRYILTSSMAVYYSKDTEITEDDFMPEQYGYDLNAQKYDYGEGKRQAEAFFFRNAAFPVVAVRAAMVVSGTDDYTGRFDYYVSHVAEHKSIGVLESEHPISYVTAWDAAEFLHFFGAKSDFVGPINAANSGYLSIQELCYEIGDCLNTTPLFHIGRHEEQTLSPYAMFPYTWKILNARAASLGFEFTPIQNSISLMVQDNVSKRKRSLKDELDAFQAQNHMSPDAAATFARLLQNLRDQGAGKGLNIGDKAPDFTLEDATGKPVTLSEELAKGPVILVFYRGEWCPYCNLQLKAYERIMNEIKAAGAQLIAISPQTPDHSLSMKEKHELSFFVLSDANNKTAENYNLKYKLPDFMQAIQKNSGIDLHQYNGDPTFELPVTATYIIDKKGTVVAGALDVNHRTRMEPSEALKKVRSLQ
- a CDS encoding peroxiredoxin-like family protein, with translation MSSPNLTEQLEAAAQQFKANAPIEAQIKIGQMIEELQKSGIASGKQPGEKAVDFQLTNALGRDVILFEELAKGPVVLVFYRGGWCPFCNMQLRAYQQILPEIRAIGAQLIAISPQKPDNTLSLQEKEGLEFQVLSDPNGLVTAKYNLLFDVPPAVRKLMEGSGVDLAEYNNTSKWILPVPATFMIDESAIIRSSYVNPNFMQRQSTEEILRELKKL
- a CDS encoding NAD(P)H-dependent oxidoreductase; the encoded protein is MTITKEEILKAHHFRHATKEFDPSKTISDDDFDFILETGRLSPSSFSSEPWRFLVIQNEQLLSKIKKISYGAASKLPEASHFVIILSRTSQDMRYDSAYQIEQQSKAVPRERLARHLEIYEEFQRNDFKLLEHERFLTDWGIKQTYIALANMMTSAALMGIDSCPVEGFDIEKMNRLLDEEGLLEDGHFTISVMIAFGYRKKEPGPRIRLPFDDVVKWVK
- a CDS encoding Crp/Fnr family transcriptional regulator codes for the protein MNKLWYLSQISIFEEMSQEEIREIEQLDTIRHFNRITKNTLVQTPESAREGLYFVKEGKLRLYKLNDSGKQMTLGILTRGNIFGGLDSFSLDTKGVYIETMESSLICTLSEPQFERLMINRPQLALKFLKAFSDRLKEQEELEQLALHGLRKRLLHLLSTLSAKFGVIQDGYVLIHLPLSHQEIANMLGASREAVSGVMNELAKEGVVKPSRLSVRLAVTVLEQNHSRSLTHGNGCALISTPTDIE